CCATCAAACTCCTCTTTCACCACCGTCCTCCGCCGCCGCATACCTAACCTCCGTTTCGACAAACCCACCACCCCAAAACCCATCGCCATCATCACCCCCACCACGTGGTCACACATTTCTCCGGTGCTAGCTTGCGCACGCTTGTTCCCTGTCCAGGTCAGGATCCGAAGCGGCGGCCACGACTTCGAAGGACTCTCTTACACCTCCACAGCTCCGTTCTTCCTCATCGACTTGCTCAACTTCAAATCCGTTGATGTGAATCTCACGGAAGGAACGGCTTGGGTTGATACCGGCGCTACACTGGGAGAGCTTTATTATAAAATCGCTGAGAAAAGCAATGTTCTTGGGTTTCCGGCGGGTTTGTGTACTACATTGGGCGTTGGTGGACATATTAGCGGCGGAGGGTACGGGACAATGATGAGAAAGTATGGTTTGTCGGTGGACAACGTTGTCGGCTCCAGGATCATCGACTCTAATGGGAACACCTACTTCGATCGAATGTCGATGGGGGAAGAGCTTTTCTGGGCGGTTCGAGGAGGTGGAGCCGCGAGTTTCGGCATCGTGATGGGATACAAAATCCGGTTGGTTCCGGTTCCGGAGAAAGTTACGGTTTTTAGCGTCGGAAAAACCGTCGGAGAAGGAGCCGTTGATCTTATAATGAAGTGGCAGAACTTCTCTCATAGTACGGATCGGAATTTGTTTGTGAAGCTGACTTTGACTTTAGTCAACGGTGCAAAGCCGGGtgaaaaaaaggttttagcGACTTTCATTGGGATGAATCTTGGCGGGTTTGATAAGACGTTGAACGTGATGAACCGGGATTTCCCGGAGTTAAAGCTGAAGAAAACCGATTGTACCGAGATGAGATGGATCGATTCGGTTCTGTTTTGGGCCGGTTATCCGGTTGGTACACCGACTTCTGTGCTACTAAACCCTACGGTCACAAAAAAGTTGTTCATGAAACGGAAATCGGACTACGTGAAGCGTCCGGTTTCGAGAACCGGCCTCGGTTTGATACTCAAGAAATTGGTTGAGTTGGAGAAAGTTGAAATGAATTGGAATCCGTATGGAGGAAGAATGGGTGAGATCCCGAGTTCGAGGACACCTTTCCCACATAGAGGAGGCAATTTGTTCAACATTGAATATATCATAGACTGGTCAGAAGCTGGAGATAATGTGGAGAAGAAATATTTGGCGCTCGCAAATGAGTTTTATAGATTCATGACCCCGTACGTGTCTAGTAATCCGAGGGAGGCGTTTTTGAATTACCGTGATATTGACATTGGGTCAAGTGGTAATTCCACGTACGAGGAAGGTAAAATCTATGGGGCTAAATATTTCAAAGACAATTTCGAGAGGTTAGTGGATATCAAAACCAAGTTCGATGAGATAAACTTTTGGAGGAACGAACAAAGTATTCCGGTCCGGAAGTAATAAGTTCAATTCACATGTATTAAAGTTTTCAGCAAAATAAACAAGGATTAATATGTATTGTTGTCAACTGTATAATGATCTCTgatttgatgataaaataCAAGTGGTTGTTAACTTGTTCTCCTACATTGCTAATGAGATAATTCTATCAATGATAGTCTATCatatagtaataaaaatacatgGATTGGTTCATTTCTTATCAACTGATTTTAAATGGAAAGATCGTAATTCATATTAACACACatgtattttgtatatttcaaGCACacttaagatttttgtttacataaatCTAGATATCATTATGATTTCAAGATTCGGCTGATTGATTCTTGCTTAtatcaatttctttatttcctactattttttgtttcaaaatatcacaattcccataaaatttcaattagCCGAAGATGTCCTAACATTACGTCAAAGTTTAGTTAAATCACACCAATTATTACCATTGTCAAAGTTGGAAATATTTGGCCGAAAAATCAAAAGTACACTTTCTCAAAAAGCCAAAAATTCTCTATTTATCCAAATCTCtaacaaaaaactcaaaagtgaaaaaaaaaaaaaagaatgaacaaaatgtatcttatctttcttctaTTCTTCGCTGCATCGTACTCAATGTCATTGAGTTCTGCAGATTCCGTAACTATCTACGAAGATTTTGTCCAATGTTTCAAAAACGTGACAACTATCTCCGACATTGATCTCTCCGACGTCGTTTTACCACGTACTAGCATTTCCTTCACTCCTACCTTACGCGCCTACATCAGAAACGCCCGTTTCAACACCTCCTCAATGCCAAAACCGTCGATCATCATCGTGCCCCGTGTCGATTCACACGTTCAAGCCGCCGTGATTTGCGCCAAAACGCTTAATCTCCAGCTGAAGATTCGTAGCGGCGGTCATGACTACGACGGTCTTTCTTACGTCTCCGCCGTAACGTTCCTCGTACTTGATCTATCCAATTTCCGAAACATCACCGTCGATTTAAACGACGGAGGAGGATCCGCTTGGGTACAAACCGGCGCGACGCTCGGCGAGCTTTATTATAGGATCTGGGAGAAGAGCGAGGTCCATGCTTTCCCTGCCGGAGTTTGTCCTACCGTCGGCGTTGGAGGACACGTTAGCGGTGGTGGATACGGACACATGATTCGAAAATTCGGACTCACTATAGATCACGTCGTCGACGCTACAATCGTTGACGCTAACGGTCAGATTCACGATCGGAAATCGATGGAAGAAGATCTCTTCTGGGCGATTCGCGGCGGAGGCGGCGGAAGCTTCGGCGTCGTTTTAGCTTTCAAAGTGAAACTCGTGACCGTTCCAAAAACCGTAACCGTTTTCAGAGTTGATAAGTCTGTAGACGAAAATGCCCTTgacatggtttacaaatgGCAATTCGTAGCTCCTAGAACCGACCCGGGTTTATTCATGAGAGTGTTGTTATCATCTCCGACGCAGAACAAAACAAGTACGGTGAACACTAAACTCAGGGCGTTGTATCTTGGAAAAGcagacgacgtcgttttaaaGATGGCGGAGGAGTTTCCGGAGTTGggtttgaagaaagaagattgtAAGGAGATGACGTGGATCCAATCACTCTTATGGTGGATGAATCATGTAGACGTGGACAAAGTCAAACCGGAGATATTACTCGAGAGAGAACCGGATTCGGCTAAATTTCTCAAGAGAAAATCAGATTAcgtagagaaagagatgaccAAACCAGAATTAAACCGGTTGTTTCAGAAATTGGCGACGTTAGATAGaaccggtttggttttgaatccGTATGGAGGGAGTTTAAACGTGACCGCAGTGAATGCAACGGCGTTTCCGCATCGGCACAAACTATATAAGATCCAGCATTCGGTGACTTGGCCCGATGCTGGACCGGAAGCGGAAAGACTTTACATTGGTAATTTAAGAACGACTTATAATATTATGACTCCGTTTGTGTCGAAAAATCCTAGGAGTTCGTATTTAAACTATAGGGATATTGATATCGGGGTTAATGATCATGGAGCGGATGGTTATCGAAAGGGAGAAATCTATGGGAGGAAGTATTTTGGCGAGAATTTTGATCGATTGGTTCGTGTTAAAACGGCTGTTGATCCGGATAATTTCTTTAGAAATGAGCAGAGTATACCAACTTTACCTCCTAATAGAAGATAGATAACTTTAGTCCATGTAACAATAGTAACTTCCTTATAGTGTTTTTTTATGAAACttggaatattttttaatagatttagCTGCAAGCTATATTGTGGCATATATAGCACACGTTTTGAAAAATACATCCTTTCTAAgttctaattttctatatcATATGTTGGTTTTAGTTTGCTTCATAATACACTCCATGATTCCATATAtcggaaaagagaaaaaccaaattagACTGAACCGGAACTGGAGTTAAAACCGGATCTAACACTcagcaaataacaaaaagaagaagaataacatTTCAGTaattatacatacatacacactCTTAAACTAGAACCCAAGACAGAACAATAAGAAAAGTTATGGAacaaatataatgaaaattataCATTGATGAAACTCCATAGGATGTGTAGGGTTCAGTTCCTGTCAGTACCGTGCAAAGCAAGGAAAAGACCAATCCAGATAAAGATAATCTTTGTGCCGGAGACCTTCAACTTTGAATTTCCATTAAGAAATGGAACGCCAGAGAGATTGTTCTGGTTGAGTCGATTCGTAAAGGGTTGATTTTGagcagatgatgatgaagaagaagacgaagaaatcGGTTGGTTGAATCCAGTTGATGATGGTTGATTAAACCCGGTTAAAGGTTGGTtaagggaagaagaagtagatgGCTGACCAAGAATTGGATTGTTGAGTCCAGTTGATGATGGCTGATTAAATCCGGTTAATGGTTGATTTATCCCGGTTAAAGGCTGGTTTaccgaagaagaagtagaTGGCTGACCAAGAATTGGTTGCTTCAAACCAGTTGATGAAGGTTGATTGAATCCGATTAATGGTTGGCTTAACCCGGTTAAAGGCTGGTTTacaggtgaagaagaagaaggttgacCAAGAATTGGTTGGTTCTGGTTCACGCTTACTCCTCCTGTTGGTTCTAATGGTGTGGTGATTTTGGTTACTTGTGCAGCCTCTGAAATTGATGATACCAGAAGGCAGAAAATGATTGTGAGCATACATCTCCCGGTTTTGGCGAATTTCATGTCCATTTTCTTGAGTTTTCCCAGTGTATTTTCCGGTTTACTAAACAGCAGAACTTATAGACAGACAAACCTGGAGTTGTTAGCTTCTTTAAGATTGTCTGAGGAGTTGatggagagaaaaaagaaagtagtTGACCTGAAACACAAAATCCAACTAAACCAACCATATAGTGTCTTTGTTTCTGTATCAACTATTACATCACTGTTTTGTGCTTATATGCTGTGTTTATATACAAGAATGATAgaatttatctataaatacAGAAGAATTTGATCAAAAACCGGTTCTCAAACCGAACGTGTTGCGCCTATTGGAAAGCGAAATCCAAACCATCAAGGACATCCAAATCACTAGAAGAGTTCTTATCTGAAAGATCAACTTTTGGAGAGTTTCCTGTACTTCTACTCAGTGCCCAAATCTTGAAtcctttcttgttcttcttcaagccGACTAACTCTTGACTCTTACTTAGATTTGGACCAAATCTTATACTTTGGACTCTGTCTAACAACAACCTGTCTTCTAGAGAGAGCTGGTTTTTGTAGGTGAAGTCAGGGGAGAGTGATAGTTGCGTGTTGGAGATGGTTCTGTTGTTGGGTGGAGAGACATGGTTGGTTTCTTGAAGCTTAACGCCGTGAGCACGTTTCTTTGATGACTTCATTAGTCGATGAAGCCATACAACGAGTTCGAGTACATATGAATCAACTATTGGTTTATCCGCATGATGAAGCGTCTGAAGTCGTGTTGGATTCCCGTTGTTCTCgccttttccttttcctttccCAAACTCTATCCTGTATTCCAAATTACCAATTCGTAGTTTGCTAGATCAGtttgaagattcaaaatttaaaacttcaGTAGCTGATAGAGACTTACCTTGAATTTGCCCATTCACCTACCCATCCGAAGCCTTGATGTGCTCTGTGAAAATTGAATGTGACCAAAATGAACAAGGAGAAAcatattaaaccaaaaatgatgGTGAAGGAATACTTACTTGGTGGTGTTTTCAGCGAACGGGACAAGCCATTGAAGCGACTTCTCCATTTCAGCTTTGATCTCAGGTACTGAAAGCTGCAGAAACACTCAAGTTAggtaacaaaacaagaaacagaaccaaacaATGCCTGACGATATACTTGAGAAACAGAGATCTTTTTTGGACAAACCTCTTCCTCCTGATCAAGAGTTTGTAGCCGAGGACGAAGAGCTGTCTTGACAGTAGCGGGTAATGCATTGTACAGCGTGTCCCTTACATTAGAAGGAAGTGACGATGGTCGAGACGCCTAGAAATTTCAAGGATCAGTTTCAACCAGAGAATATATATCAGAATAAGACTGGTGAGAATCTGGAATCTTAGGCTTACAATATTATCGATTTGTTGTATTAGATTAGCATAGTGTAACGAAAGACCGGCTTCACCTAATCGTTCTCTTCCCTGCTCCCCTTCATTGTCTCTTAGACCTATTGTTGGTTAAGAAAATGATAgttgaaatttggttttccAGAAGTGGAGTCATTATAAGAGGACCAGCGGTACAAAGAAACATTACCATTGTTGCCAAAAACTTCCACAATCGTCTGCCGTATATAACTTACAACATCCACAAGCTTCTCAATTATctgcaacaaaagaagatattaGAATAACTAGCATATGTACCACACACTTAGACACAGCAATTCAATAACCACTTGCCTCTGCCAGATTCTGGGACCATAGGGATTTCTTCTGTAAGCTCTTCACGagtttcttctgttgttttaGTTCATTTTGTAAGATGACGATACCCTCTCCTACatgtagaaaaagaaaatgaaatcgGGTGTTCTTGAAAGAGCTAAGACTGATCAAATAAATAGTAAGACCAACCTCTCCGAGGGAGGTTTAAAGACTCTACTTCTGCAAGCTTTCTCCTGTAATCTTGTTCAAACCTATCCAAAGCTTGCAACTCGTGATATAACTCCTGATAAAGCCAATGCAAGTTAGTTTCAAATCTCCCAGAAAAAGATTACAACAGCTCATTGAAACTTCAACATGGAAACATACAGAAGTGATTCTGGCAAGAGTGACGAGCTCTTGCATCCTTGCCTCTGCATCATCTTTGAGCAGTTTATGCTGTGAGTTCTCTGTGTCAAGCCTGAAACGTTATAGACCCGTGTACAATGAAAATCCACTGGCATGTAAGTGACTAAAAAGCATTAGATAAGGACTTGTTCAACACAAACTAAACTTACTTCATAAAATATCGATCGAGATTGTGCCACTGCAGATCTTTGCACATATTACCAAACCTGATAACCTCTCCAGAGAAAAGATCGAGTTCCTCCCtacaggaaaaagaaaataaatcaagaaagaaaacgaacCAAAGACAGAAACAAATGGGGATAAATTATAAAACACAAACCTTTTGTCAGAAGCAGCAAGAATTTGCAACTCTGTGGTATCCGTAGAAACCAACTTCTTGACTTCCTCGGAATGCAACATATCTTTCTTCATGAACTTGAGATTCTCTTCAGACAAAGATTGCAGCAAAGCAGCACCTTTGGCAATAGTATTGGCCACTTCAAAAGCCAATATAGTGACTTTGCCACCACGGGACGATGTAACACCAGAGAGATACGCGTTGCTCGGATTCATACGAGTCATGCTGCTCCCGAGCGTGTCTAGAACTTCAACAGCTTTCTCTAGCCCCATTACCCCAGCCCGTCCCATAAACGAGTTCCTCTGCATAAActgtagaaaaaaacaagaaccaaaTTCTCATCAATACAAAGATGAAATCTTTAGCTAGAGAAGTTGCATATCCTAAAGAAGcctttgaaaacaaaaaccttgGTGGAATCGTTCCTTAATGGAGGCATCGGACCAAGCTCGCcagaaaagttgaaaacaacCTCATCAGGCTTAGAACTTTTCCGTCTTGAGCCTCCGTAATTATCTGAATAATAAGAATCAGAGGTTTTACTTCTTCTCATAGACTTAAGTTTCCCAGAAAACCCTCTTGACTTATCATCATCGTTTGatctcaacttcttcttcttatcatcatctttgAATACACAAGAACAAACACCTCCCATTTGTCTTCTCCAACAAGTTATCTCTCTGGTAAAGCTCTAATCTTCAGAGGAAAACAGCAGAAGAGAGACCAAATGACccaaaagattcaaaacctGAGAGAAAATCAAGAATTGCAACTATGGTGGggacaaaaagaaagacttGGTAAAATGGGAAAGACAAAGTCAGAGCAAGGAAGAGTTTTTATTATACACCATTCACAAGCTAAAGAGGAAGCACCGTGGCATcaatttgtttactttgaCTTATCATTTTAAAGAGAAGTCAGAGAGACGACTATTCTTACTTccttttggaatttttttatttgttgtttatcgaaagagaagaagaccaTTGTTGAAGATATCTCGCCGGCCTTGTGACGTGCTTTTtaggttagttttttttcagCAATCTCTCTCTCGTTGAATTTCTTCGAATTGCAGAAGATTTATCCAATCTTATTTCGAGTATATTCAAACCTTAATTTCAACGCTAATGAAAAGTataagaggaagaagacagaAGACATGCTTACTCGCTGCGACGCGGTAGTAGAGGCGGTTTCCGGCGCCGGGAATGTAACCAGTGCGGTGATCGGGAGATTctggtttatttttgtttgttgttgctgaATTGGGTGTACCGTACCGGTTTAATTCTGAACCGGTGGAAATTCCGGTTTAGTCCAAGGAAAATTTTGGATAAACTATGGTTTGTTGGGAATTTAGTCATCCGATCTATAGTTCTCTTTCGCTCCTTCTGGATTGATCAGAGTTTAGTTGATttgcttgaagaagatgaagttatGATTGAAGATGAGCTCCGACCGTCGCAGAGGTGAAATGCTGCTGCCCAAACTAATTACTATTGGGCCATTTTTAGGCCCATCAAAATAGGACTGTCAATATGTAATTTTcacaaagtaaaaaacaatcCTTTTATGTCTTTTGGAAGTGAGATTTAAATTGGGTATGTAATTTTTCAGCGTAacaaaaacgacaaaaaaaaaataatcatgttattttaatacataattttttgtaaattgttaatattattatcattaacCTActgtttaaaacaaaataaataggtACAATTTATAAATCTGACTgctaaaatatattatgaaaatattaatattaatggCGTAAAAGATTAGAGATGGTGattgttaaaataatttgtgatgATAAACAAAACCTACACTATGTAAAATAAAGTCAATCCACAATAACTATAATTTGAAGCTTTTGTCAGGTCAACGAGAAAAAGAAGTGGTTGCGAAGACGGTCGTTTACAAAAATGGTAACTAAGCTATGGCCTATGCCTTTAAATTCATGCATCTCCTTGTCAACATTTCAATTTAAAGCTTTATTATGCTATATATAATTAGGATGTATCTACTAGATTTTTATCTATAACTCAATATCATGTAATTTCCGTATTAACATGGTGATTATTATATCAAGTAAAAACATCTTTAAATGTCCGTCGTTGT
This sequence is a window from Arabidopsis thaliana chromosome 1 sequence. Protein-coding genes within it:
- a CDS encoding FAD-binding Berberine family protein (FAD-binding Berberine family protein; FUNCTIONS IN: electron carrier activity, oxidoreductase activity, FAD binding, catalytic activity; LOCATED IN: endomembrane system; CONTAINS InterPro DOMAIN/s: FAD-binding, type 2 (InterPro:IPR016166), Berberine/berberine-like (InterPro:IPR012951), FAD linked oxidase, N-terminal (InterPro:IPR006094); BEST Arabidopsis thaliana protein match is: FAD-binding Berberine family protein (TAIR:AT1G30720.1); Has 4813 Blast hits to 4783 proteins in 792 species: Archae - 53; Bacteria - 2083; Metazoa - 8; Fungi - 1639; Plants - 818; Viruses - 0; Other Eukaryotes - 212 (source: NCBI BLink).), with protein sequence MEKLLIICMLLISVLVATSQSQTDPETFLRCLVREGSNPQVFISDVTYIPSNSSFTTVLRRRIPNLRFDKPTTPKPIAIITPTTWSHISPVLACARLFPVQVRIRSGGHDFEGLSYTSTAPFFLIDLLNFKSVDVNLTEGTAWVDTGATLGELYYKIAEKSNVLGFPAGLCTTLGVGGHISGGGYGTMMRKYGLSVDNVVGSRIIDSNGNTYFDRMSMGEELFWAVRGGGAASFGIVMGYKIRLVPVPEKVTVFSVGKTVGEGAVDLIMKWQNFSHSTDRNLFVKLTLTLVNGAKPGEKKVLATFIGMNLGGFDKTLNVMNRDFPELKLKKTDCTEMRWIDSVLFWAGYPVGTPTSVLLNPTVTKKLFMKRKSDYVKRPVSRTGLGLILKKLVELEKVEMNWNPYGGRMGEIPSSRTPFPHRGGNLFNIEYIIDWSEAGDNVEKKYLALANEFYRFMTPYVSSNPREAFLNYRDIDIGSSGNSTYEEGKIYGAKYFKDNFERLVDIKTKFDEINFWRNEQSIPVRK
- a CDS encoding FAD-binding Berberine family protein, whose protein sequence is MNKMYLIFLLFFAASYSMSLSSADSVTIYEDFVQCFKNVTTISDIDLSDVVLPRTSISFTPTLRAYIRNARFNTSSMPKPSIIIVPRVDSHVQAAVICAKTLNLQLKIRSGGHDYDGLSYVSAVTFLVLDLSNFRNITVDLNDGGGSAWVQTGATLGELYYRIWEKSEVHAFPAGVCPTVGVGGHVSGGGYGHMIRKFGLTIDHVVDATIVDANGQIHDRKSMEEDLFWAIRGGGGGSFGVVLAFKVKLVTVPKTVTVFRVDKSVDENALDMVYKWQFVAPRTDPGLFMRVLLSSPTQNKTSTVNTKLRALYLGKADDVVLKMAEEFPELGLKKEDCKEMTWIQSLLWWMNHVDVDKVKPEILLEREPDSAKFLKRKSDYVEKEMTKPELNRLFQKLATLDRTGLVLNPYGGSLNVTAVNATAFPHRHKLYKIQHSVTWPDAGPEAERLYIGNLRTTYNIMTPFVSKNPRSSYLNYRDIDIGVNDHGADGYRKGEIYGRKYFGENFDRLVRVKTAVDPDNFFRNEQSIPTLPPNRR
- a CDS encoding FAD-binding Berberine family protein (FAD-binding Berberine family protein; FUNCTIONS IN: electron carrier activity, oxidoreductase activity, FAD binding, catalytic activity; LOCATED IN: endomembrane system; EXPRESSED IN: sperm cell, flower; EXPRESSED DURING: 4 anthesis; CONTAINS InterPro DOMAIN/s: FAD-binding, type 2 (InterPro:IPR016166), Berberine/berberine-like (InterPro:IPR012951), FAD linked oxidase, N-terminal (InterPro:IPR006094); BEST Arabidopsis thaliana protein match is: FAD-binding Berberine family protein (TAIR:AT1G11770.1); Has 4744 Blast hits to 4529 proteins in 741 species: Archae - 32; Bacteria - 2167; Metazoa - 1; Fungi - 1713; Plants - 697; Viruses - 0; Other Eukaryotes - 134 (source: NCBI BLink).) is translated as MYLIFLLFFAASYSMSLSSADSVTIYEDFVQCFKNVTTISDIDLSDVVLPRTSISFTPTLRAYIRNARFNTSSMPKPSIIIVPRVDSHVQAAVICAKTLNLQLKIRSGGHDYDGLSYVSAVTFLVLDLSNFRNITVDLNDGGGSAWVQTGATLGELYYRIWEKSEVHAFPAGVCPTVGVGGHVSGGGYGHMIRKFGLTIDHVVDATIVDANGQIHDRKSMEEDLFWAIRGGGGGSFGVVLAFKVKLVTVPKTVTVFRVDKSVDENALDMVYKWQFVAPRTDPGLFMRVLLSSPTQNKTSTVNTKLRALYLGKADDVVLKMAEEFPELGLKKEDCKEMTWIQSLLWWMNHVDVDKVKPEILLEREPDSAKFLKRKSDYVEKEMTKPELNRLFQKLATLDRTGLVLNPYGGSLNVTAVNATAFPHRHKLYKIQHSVTWPDAGPEAERLYIGNLRTTYNIMTPFVSKNPRSSYLNYRDIDIGVNDHGADGYRKGEIYGRKYFGENFDRLVRVKTAVDPDNFFRNEQSIPTLPPNRR
- a CDS encoding TPRXL (unknown protein; FUNCTIONS IN: molecular_function unknown; INVOLVED IN: biological_process unknown; LOCATED IN: endomembrane system; EXPRESSED IN: hypocotyl, root, pollen tube; Has 1177 Blast hits to 607 proteins in 189 species: Archae - 0; Bacteria - 312; Metazoa - 195; Fungi - 185; Plants - 27; Viruses - 16; Other Eukaryotes - 442 (source: NCBI BLink).), with protein sequence MDMKFAKTGRCMLTIIFCLLVSSISEAAQVTKITTPLEPTGGVSVNQNQPILGQPSSSSPVNQPLTGLSQPLIGFNQPSSTGLKQPILGQPSTSSSVNQPLTGINQPLTGFNQPSSTGLNNPILGQPSTSSSLNQPLTGFNQPSSTGFNQPISSSSSSSSSAQNQPFTNRLNQNNLSGVPFLNGNSKLKVSGTKIIFIWIGLFLALHGTDRN
- a CDS encoding elongation factor G, putative (DUF668) (Protein of unknown function (DUF668); CONTAINS InterPro DOMAIN/s: Protein of unknown function DUF668 (InterPro:IPR007700), Protein of unknown function DUF3475 (InterPro:IPR021864); BEST Arabidopsis thaliana protein match is: Protein of unknown function (DUF668) (TAIR:AT1G34320.1); Has 465 Blast hits to 399 proteins in 71 species: Archae - 2; Bacteria - 14; Metazoa - 66; Fungi - 16; Plants - 336; Viruses - 0; Other Eukaryotes - 31 (source: NCBI BLink).) — translated: MGGVCSCVFKDDDKKKKLRSNDDDKSRGFSGKLKSMRRSKTSDSYYSDNYGGSRRKSSKPDEVVFNFSGELGPMPPLRNDSTKFMQRNSFMGRAGVMGLEKAVEVLDTLGSSMTRMNPSNAYLSGVTSSRGGKVTILAFEVANTIAKGAALLQSLSEENLKFMKKDMLHSEEVKKLVSTDTTELQILAASDKREELDLFSGEVIRFGNMCKDLQWHNLDRYFMKLDTENSQHKLLKDDAEARMQELVTLARITSELYHELQALDRFEQDYRRKLAEVESLNLPRRGEGIVILQNELKQQKKLVKSLQKKSLWSQNLAEIIEKLVDVVSYIRQTIVEVFGNNGLRDNEGEQGRERLGEAGLSLHYANLIQQIDNIASRPSSLPSNVRDTLYNALPATVKTALRPRLQTLDQEEELSVPEIKAEMEKSLQWLVPFAENTTKAHQGFGWVGEWANSRIEFGKGKGKGENNGNPTRLQTLHHADKPIVDSYVLELVVWLHRLMKSSKKRAHGVKLQETNHVSPPNNRTISNTQLSLSPDFTYKNQLSLEDRLLLDRVQSIRFGPNLSKSQELVGLKKNKKGFKIWALSRSTGNSPKVDLSDKNSSSDLDVLDGLDFAFQ
- a CDS encoding elongation factor G, putative (DUF668) gives rise to the protein MGGVCSCVFKDDDKKKKLRSNDDDKSRGFSGKLKSMRRSKTSDSYYSDNYGGSRRKSSKPDEVVFNFSGELGPMPPLRNDSTKFMQRNSFMGRAGVMGLEKAVEVLDTLGSSMTRMNPSNAYLSGVTSSRGGKVTILAFEVANTIAKGAALLQSLSEENLKFMKKDMLHSEEVKKLVSTDTTELQILAASDKREELDLFSGEVIRFGNMCKDLQWHNLDRYFMKLDTENSQHKLLKDDAEARMQELVTLARITSELYHELQALDRFEQDYRRKLAEVESLNLPRRGEGIVILQNELKQQKKLVKSLQKKSLWSQNLAEIIEKLVDVVSYIRQTIVEVFGNNGLRDNEGEQGRERLGEAGLSLHYANLIQQIDNIASRPSSLPSNVRDTLYNALPATVKTALRPRLQTLDQEEELSVPEIKAEMEKSLQWLVPFAENTTKAHQGFGWVGEWANSR
- a CDS encoding elongation factor G, putative (DUF668), with protein sequence MGGVCSCVFKDDDKKKKLRSNDDDKSRGFSGKLKSMRRSKTSDSYYSDNYGGSRRKSSKPDEVVFNFSGELGPMPPLRNDSTKFMQRNSFMGRAGVMGLEKAVEVLDTLGSSMTRMNPSNAYLSGVTSSRGGKVTILAFEVANTIAKGAALLQSLSEENLKFMKKDMLHSEEVKKLVSTDTTELQILAASDKREELDLFSGEVIRFGNMCKDLQWHNLDRYFMKLDTENSQHKLLKDDAEARMQELVTLARITSELYHELQALDRFEQDYRRKLAEVESLNLPRRGEGIVILQNELKQQKKLVKSLQKKSLWSQNLAEIIEKLVDVVSYIRQTIVEVFGNNGLRDNEGEQGRERLGEAGLSLHYANLIQQIDNIASRPSSLPSNVRDTLYNALPATVKTALRPRLQTLDQEEELSVPEIKAEMEKSLQWLVPFAENTTK
- a CDS encoding uncharacterized protein (unknown protein; FUNCTIONS IN: molecular_function unknown; INVOLVED IN: biological_process unknown; LOCATED IN: endomembrane system; Has 2 Blast hits to 2 proteins in 1 species: Archae - 0; Bacteria - 0; Metazoa - 0; Fungi - 0; Plants - 2; Viruses - 0; Other Eukaryotes - 0 (source: NCBI BLink).), whose amino-acid sequence is MLTRCDAVVEAVSGAGNVTSAVIGRFWFIFVCCC